TACCCGGGCTGGGTGATTGCAATCCTCTCGCCAGACCAGAACCATTCAAGTGCGCCCAGCAGGGTACAGAACTGGGCTGGTTAGTGGATGTAACCGATGAAGGCATCCTGACCATTGATTAGGGAGCGCCACCTTACTGAACTTACCGGCGATGCTCCTTCGCCCGTGCTGCCGGGATTGGTATTGACACCGGCCCAGGTCTTCCATTGGCTCCCCTTGGCTTACCCCCCCTACAGTACCCCTGCCTGGGGCAAAAGGGTCAAGGTCTCAACCGTCGCTTCCGGCGGCAATTCCACCACCTGCCGAATCGTTTGGGCCACCACCTGGGGCGACATCATCCCCTTGCGGTCAAACTGGGCCGGCACCGTATCCCAAATCGCCGTATCCACCGCCCCCGGACACAGGGCACATACCCGAATCCCGTAGGCCCGTTCCTCCTGTGCCAGGGTATGGGACAGGGCCATTAGGCCGTGCTTGCTGACACAGTAGGCCCCCCACTGGGGAAACACCTGCTGCCCGGCAATGGACACCACATTTACAATCGTGCCGCTGCCGGCTGCCCGCATGGTCGGCAACACCCCCTGGATACACTGAAACGCCGCCGTCAGATTCACCGTCAACACCTGCTCCCACACACTCAAGGGAGTATCCGCCAAGTTTCCCAAGTGGGCAATCCCCGCATTGTTCACCAGCAGATCGCAC
This genomic window from Gloeomargarita sp. SRBZ-1_bins_9 contains:
- a CDS encoding SDR family oxidoreductase, yielding MAAKRAVITGASRGIGRATALELAQHGWDVALIARSELELVHLAHEIQELGRQAYVFPQDMSQVGELVPLMQRVVQALGGCDLLVNNAGIAHLGNLADTPLSVWEQVLTVNLTAAFQCIQGVLPTMRAAGSGTIVNVVSIAGQQVFPQWGAYCVSKHGLMALSHTLAQEERAYGIRVCALCPGAVDTAIWDTVPAQFDRKGMMSPQVVAQTIRQVVELPPEATVETLTLLPQAGVL